The Hordeum vulgare subsp. vulgare unplaced genomic scaffold, MorexV3_pseudomolecules_assembly, whole genome shotgun sequence genome has a segment encoding these proteins:
- the LOC123422605 gene encoding DNA-directed RNA polymerase subunit beta — protein MLRNGNEGMSTIPGFSQIQFEGFFRFINQALAEELDKFPTIKDPDHEIAFQLFAKGYQLLEPSIKERDAVYESLTYSSELYVSARLIFGFDVQKQTISIGNIPIMNSLGTFIINGIYRIVINQILLSPGIYYRSELDHKGISIYTGTIISDWGGRSELAIDKKERIWARVSRKQKISILVLSSAMGSNLREILDNVSYPEIFLSFPNAKEKKRIESKEKAILEFYQQFACVGGDLVFSESLCEELQKKFFQQKCELGRIGRRNMNRRLNLDIPQNNTFLLPRDVLAATDHLIGMKFGTGILDDDDMNHLKNKRIRSVADLLQDQFGLALGRLQHAVQKTIRRVFIRQSKPTPQTLVTPTSTSILLITTYETFFGTYPLSQVFDQTNPLTQTVHGRKVSCLGPGGLTGRTASFRSRDIHPSHYGRICPIDTSEGINVGLTGSLAIHARIDHLWGSIESPFYEISAEKAKEKKERQVVYLSPNRDEYYMIAAGNSLSLNQGIQEEQVVPARYRQEFLTIAWEQIHVRSIFPFQYFSIGGSLIPFIEHNDANRALMSSNMQRQAVPLSRSEKCIVGTGLERQTALDSRVSVIAEREGKIISTDSHKILLSSSGKTISIPLVNHRRSNKNTCMHQKPRVPRGKSIKKGQILAEGAATVGGELALGKNVLVAYMPWEGYNFEDAVLISERLVYEDIYTSFHIRKYEIQTDTTSQGSAEKITKEIPHLEEHLLRNLDKNGVVRLGSWVETGDILVGKLTPQIASESSYIAEAGLLRAIFGLEVSTSKETSLKLPIGGRGRVIDVKWIQRDPLDIMVRVYILQKREIKVGDKVAGRHGNKGIISKILPRQDMPYLQDGTPVDMVFNPLGVPSRMNVGQIFESSLGLAGDLLKKHYRIAPFDERYEQEASRKLVFSELYEASKETKNPWVFEPEYPGKSRIFDGRTGDPFEQPVLIGKSYILKLIHQVDEKIHGRSTGPYSLVTQQPVRGRAKQGGQRVGEMEVWALEGFGVAHILQEILTYKSDHLIARQEILNATIWGKRIPNHEDPPESFRVLVRELRSLALELNHFLVSEKNFQVNREEV, from the coding sequence ATGCTCCGGAATGGAAACGAGGGAATGTCCACAATACCCGGATTTAGTCAGATCCAATTCGAGGGATTTTTTAGGTTCATTAATCAAGCCTTGGCAGAAGAACTTGACAAGTTTCCAACAATTAAAGATCCAGATCACGAAATTGCATTTCAATTATTTGCGAAAGGATATCAATTGCTAGAACCCTCGATAAAAGAAAGAGATGCTGTGTATGAATCACTCACCTATTCTTCCGAATTATATGTATCTGCGAGATTAATTTTTGGTTTCGATGTGCAAAAGCAAACCATTTCTATCGGAAACATTCCTATAATGAATTCCTTAGGAACCTTTATTATAAATGGAATATACCGAATTGTGATCAATCAAATATTGCTAAGTCCTGGTATTTACTACCGCTCGGAATTAGATCATAAGGGAATTTCTATCTACACCGGGACTATAATATCAGATTGGGGAGGGAGATCGGAAttagcaattgataaaaaagAAAGGATATGGGCTCGCGTgagtagaaaacaaaagataTCTATTCTAGTTCTATCATCAGCTATGGGTTCGAATCTAAGAGAAATTCTAGATAATGTTTCCTACCCTGAAATTTTCTTGTCTTTCCCGaatgctaaggagaagaagaggattgAGTCAAAAGAAAAAGCTATTTTGGAGTTTTATCAACAATTTGCTTGTGTAGGTGGGGACCTGGTATTTTCGGAGTCCTTATGCGAGGAATTACAAAAGAAATTTTTTCAACAAAAATGTGAATTAGGAAGGATTGGTCGACGAAATATGAATCGGAGACTTAATCTTGATATACCTCAGAACAATACATTCTTGTTACCACGAGATGTATTGGCCGCTACGGATCATTTGATTGGAATGAAATTTGGAACGGGTATACTTGACGATGACGATATGAATCACTTGAAAAATAAACGTATTCGTTCGGTTGCGGATCTGTTACAAGATCAATTCGGATTGGCTCTTGGTCGTTTACAACATGCAGTTCAAAAAACTATTCGTAGAGTATTCATACGTCAATCGAAACCGACTCCCCAAACTTTGGTAACTCCAACTTCAACTTCAATTTTATTAATAACTACTTATGAGACCTTTTTTGGCACATACCCATTATCTCAAGTTTTTGATCAAACGAATCCATTGACACAAACTGTTCATGGGCGAAAAGTGAGTTGTTTAGGTCCTGGAGGGTTGACGGGGAGAACCGCAAGTTTTCGGAGCCGAGATATTCATCCGAGTCACTATGGGCGTATTTGTCCAATTGACACGTCTGAAGGAATCAATGTTGGACTTACTGGATCCTTAGCAATTCATGCGAGAATTGATCACTTGTGGGGATCTATAGAGAGTCCGTTTTATGAAATATCTGctgagaaagcaaaagaaaaaaaagagagacagGTGGTTTATCTATCACCAAATAGAGATGAGTATTATATGATAGCAGCAGGAAATTCTTTGTCCTTGAATCAAGGTATTCAGGAAGAACAGGTTGTTCCAGCTAGATACCGCCAAGAATTCTTGACTATTGCATGGGAACAGATTCATGTTAGAAGTATTTTTCCTTTCCAATATTTTTCTATTGGGGGTTCTCTCATTCCTTTTATTGAGCACAATGATGCGAATCGGGCTTTAATGAGTTCTAATATGCAGCGCCAAGCAGTTCCACTTTCTCGGTCCGAGAAATGCATTGTTGGAACTGGATTGGAACGCCAAACAGCTCTAGATTCGAGGGTTTCCGTTATAGCCGAACGCGAGGGAAAGATCATTTCTACTGATAGTCATAAGATACTTTTATCAAGTAGTGGGAAGACTATAAGTATTCCTTTAGTTAACCACCGTCGCTCTAACAAAAATACTTGTATGCACCAAAAACCTCGGGTTCCACGGGGTAAATCCATTAAAAAAGGACAAATTTTAGCAGAAGGAGCTGCTACAGTTGGGGGGGAACTTGCTTTAGGAAAAAACGTATTAGTAGCTTATATGCCATGGGAAGGTTACAATTTTGAAGACGCAGTACTAATTAGCGAACGTTTGGTATATGAGGATATTTATACCTCTTTTCACATCCGGAAATATGAAATTCAGACGGATACGACAAGCCAGGGCTCCGCTGAAAAAATCACTAAAGAAATACCACATCTAGAAGAACATTTACTCCGCAATTTGGACAAAAATGGAGTTGTTAGGTTGGGATCCTGGGTAGAAACTGGTGATATTTTAGTAGGTAAATTAACGCCTCAGATAGCGAGCGAATCATCATATATCGCAGAAGCTGGATTATTACGGGCCATATTCGGCCTTGAGGTTTCCACTTCAAAAGAAACTTCTCTGAAATTACCTATAGGTGGAAGAGGGCGCGTTATCGATGTGAAATGGATCCAAAGGGACCCCCTCGACATAATGGTTCGTGTATATATTTTACAGAAACGTGAAATCAAAGTTGGGGATAAAGTAGCCGGAAGACATGGGAATAAAGGGATCATTTCCAAAATTTTGCCTAGGCAAGATATGCCCTATTTGCAAGATGGAACACCCGTTGATATGGTCTTCAATCCCTTAGGAGTACCCTCCCGAATGAATGTGGGACAAATATTTGAAAGCTCGCTCGGATTAGCGGGGGATCTGCTAAAGAAACATTATAGAATAGCACCCTTTGATGAGAGATATGAGCAAGAGGCTTCAAGAAAACTTGTGTTTTCAGAATTATATGAAGCCagtaaagaaacaaaaaatcCATGGGTATTTGAACCCGAGTACCCGGGAAAAAGCAGAATATTTGATGGAAGAACAGGCGACCCCTTTGAGCAACCTGTTCTAATAGGGAAGTCCTATATCTTAAAATTAATTCATCAAGTTGATGAGAAAATTCATGGGCGTTCTACTGGGCCCTACTCACTTGTTACACAACAACCGGTTAGAGGAAGAGCCAAGCAAGGGGGACAACGAGTAGGAGAAATGGAAGTTTGGGCTTTAGAAGGATTTGGTGTTGCTCATATTTTACAAGAGATACTTACTTATAAATCTGACCATCTTATAGCTCGCCAAGAAATACTTAATGCTACGATCTGGGGAAAAAGAATACCTAATCATGAGGATCCTCCAGAATCTTTTCGAGTGCTCGTTCGAGAACTACGATCTTTGGCTCTAGAACTGAATCATTTCCTTGTATCTGAAAAGAACTTCCAGGTTAATAGGGAGGAAGTTTGA